CCGCCGCCCTCATTCACCCTCGAGCCGCAGGTTAGGCCCCTTGCCGGGGGGGCGAATATCGATTTATCTTGCAGATCTTCATTCCAATTCGTCATGAACTCCTATGCGCCGACAGCTTCCCAGCATGATCTCCCTCTGCTGCTTCGCCGCGTTCGCCCGGCACATGAGCGTGACCCGCGCGGCCGAGGAGCTGAACCTCACCCAGAGCGCCGTCAGCCGGCAGATCAAGAACCTGGAGGAGATGCTGGGCTGCACCCTGGTGGAGAAGGTCCGCCAGCGCCTGCTGCTCACCGACGAAGGCCGCGAGTACGTGCAGGAAGTCAGCCTGCTGCTGGACCAACTGGAAGCCGCCACCCTGCGGGTACGCAGCAGCCATTCGGGGCGCTTGCGGGTCGGCGCCGAGCCCTCCTTCACCACCCGCTGGCTGTTGCCGCGCCTGAAGGAATACGCGCGCCTCAACCCGGAGGTGGAACTGGCGATCATGAACGACCTGCGCCGGCTCTATGACCAGCACGAGGGCTACGACGTGGGCATTCTCTATGGCGATGGCGACTGGCCGGCGTTCGACGCGCGCTTTCTCATGGCCGGCGAAATGGTCGCCGTGTGCACGCCGGACCTGCTGGAGCGCTTCGGCCCCATCGTCGAGCGACGGGACATCCTGCGCTATCCGCTCCTGCACCACAGCTCGCTGACCAGCCTGACCAAGTCCTCAACCCAGCTCTGGCTGCAGGCGGCCGGACTCAGCTCCCGCGAGATCGAAGCCCTGCCCGGCCAGCGCCTGGAGCATTTCCAGTTCGTCCTCGACGCCGCCCTGCATGGCTTGGGCGTCACGGTGCTGCCGGCCTTCTTCGTCGCTCGGGAAGTGGCGGACGGCCGCCTGGTGATCGCCAGCCAGGAGCCGCTCATCAGCGGCAGTTACTACGTGGTGGTGCCGCGCGAAAACCGCGACCCCAAGCTTCAGCGCTTCGCCGACTGGCTCCTGCAATGGGCCGAACCCAAGCCGGCATGACGCCGGGCCCGCGCCATCCCGCGAACAGTTCCACACTCTTCGCCGGCAAGCCGGCTCCTACAAAGCCACACTCCGCGCCAAGCGCGCGTAGGAGCGGGCTCGCCCGCGAACAACTCCACACCCTCCGCCGGCAAGCCGGCTCCTACAAAGCCACACCCCGCGCCAAGCGCGCGTAGGAGCGGGCTCGCCCGCGA
This genomic window from Pseudomonas furukawaii contains:
- a CDS encoding LysR substrate-binding domain-containing protein, which produces MRRQLPSMISLCCFAAFARHMSVTRAAEELNLTQSAVSRQIKNLEEMLGCTLVEKVRQRLLLTDEGREYVQEVSLLLDQLEAATLRVRSSHSGRLRVGAEPSFTTRWLLPRLKEYARLNPEVELAIMNDLRRLYDQHEGYDVGILYGDGDWPAFDARFLMAGEMVAVCTPDLLERFGPIVERRDILRYPLLHHSSLTSLTKSSTQLWLQAAGLSSREIEALPGQRLEHFQFVLDAALHGLGVTVLPAFFVAREVADGRLVIASQEPLISGSYYVVVPRENRDPKLQRFADWLLQWAEPKPA